A single genomic interval of Nocardioides nitrophenolicus harbors:
- a CDS encoding DegT/DnrJ/EryC1/StrS family aminotransferase, with protein MLPYGRQCIDDDDIAAVVEVLRGDWLTTGPYVADFERALGAHAGGHRAVSATSGTAALHVAYAAAGVGPGDVVVTTPMTFVATASAASILGARVEFADVDAETALLDPDAAAAVVTSRTKVLAAVDYAGQPADYDRLQAVADSVGALTLADAAHSVGGADRGRPVGDLADITTMSFFPTKNLTTGEGGAALFKDPALARRAQELHNIGLVRDPDRFEIRDEGPWHQEVHEFGLNYRLTDLGAALGLSQLRRLATFKRRRAEIFARYAEGLAGVDGVRTPAVREGVDPVWHLYPVRVLGGRRREVFERMRAAGIGVQVNYLPVYWHPVYARAGYQRGSCPRAEQFYAEELSLPIHPGLDDAQVDRVVDVLSESLR; from the coding sequence ATGCTGCCCTACGGCCGGCAGTGCATCGACGACGACGACATCGCCGCCGTGGTGGAGGTGCTGCGTGGCGACTGGCTGACCACGGGTCCCTACGTCGCCGACTTCGAGCGGGCTCTCGGCGCGCACGCCGGTGGACACCGTGCCGTGAGCGCGACGTCGGGGACGGCGGCGCTGCACGTGGCCTATGCCGCCGCCGGTGTCGGGCCGGGCGACGTCGTGGTCACCACGCCGATGACCTTCGTGGCGACGGCGAGCGCCGCGTCGATCCTGGGGGCGCGGGTCGAGTTCGCCGACGTCGACGCGGAGACCGCCCTCCTCGACCCGGACGCCGCGGCCGCGGTGGTCACCAGCCGCACGAAGGTGCTCGCCGCCGTCGACTACGCCGGCCAGCCGGCGGACTACGACCGGCTGCAGGCCGTCGCCGACAGCGTCGGCGCGCTCACCCTCGCCGACGCCGCCCACTCCGTCGGCGGTGCCGACCGCGGGCGACCGGTCGGCGACCTCGCCGACATCACCACCATGTCCTTCTTCCCGACGAAGAACCTCACCACCGGTGAAGGGGGAGCGGCGCTGTTCAAGGACCCGGCGCTGGCGCGACGGGCGCAGGAGCTCCACAACATCGGACTGGTGCGTGATCCGGATCGGTTCGAGATCCGCGACGAGGGGCCGTGGCACCAGGAGGTGCACGAGTTCGGGCTCAACTATCGACTGACCGACCTCGGCGCCGCGTTGGGCCTCTCCCAGCTGCGCCGGCTGGCGACCTTCAAGCGCCGCCGGGCCGAGATCTTCGCGCGGTACGCCGAGGGCCTGGCCGGCGTCGACGGCGTCCGCACTCCCGCCGTGCGCGAGGGCGTCGACCCGGTCTGGCACCTGTACCCGGTGCGCGTCCTGGGCGGCCGCCGGCGGGAGGTGTTCGAGAGGATGCGGGCCGCCGGGATCGGCGTCCAGGTCAACTACCTCCCGGTCTACTGGCATCCCGTCTACGCGCGCGCCGGGTACCAGCGCGGCAGCTGCCCTCGGGCCGAGCAGTTCTACGCCGAGGAGCTGTCGTTGCCCATCCACCCCGGGCTCGACGATGCCCAGGTCGACCGGGTCGTCGACGTCCTGTCGGAAAGCCTGCGATGA
- a CDS encoding cytidylyltransferase domain-containing protein, whose amino-acid sequence MKVGVVTQARMTSTRLPGKVLIEVGGRVLLDLHLGRLAGVGDVLVVATTTNQADDRVADLAAQRGVGVVRGSEHDVLGRYAVAARSYDLDAVVRVTSDCPLIDGHLVAEAVELFRAAGDPWLYLSNTVERTYPRGLDFEVFGAEALFDADTHATDPGHREHVTPYLRGNGSGRMRLRSMRRADDAANLRLTLDTADDLALIRALIEDHGGAAMSGDELVELLRRHPELAALNAHVEQREPGE is encoded by the coding sequence ATGAAGGTCGGCGTCGTCACGCAGGCACGGATGACCAGCACCCGGCTACCGGGCAAGGTGCTGATCGAGGTCGGCGGCCGCGTGCTGCTCGACCTCCACCTGGGCCGGCTCGCCGGCGTGGGGGACGTGCTGGTCGTCGCGACCACCACGAACCAGGCCGACGACCGGGTCGCCGACCTCGCGGCGCAGCGCGGCGTGGGCGTGGTCCGCGGGAGCGAGCACGACGTACTCGGGCGCTATGCCGTCGCGGCGCGCTCCTACGACCTGGACGCCGTGGTCCGGGTGACCTCGGACTGCCCCCTCATCGACGGTCACCTGGTGGCCGAGGCGGTCGAGCTGTTCCGCGCCGCGGGCGACCCGTGGCTCTACCTGTCCAACACCGTCGAGCGGACCTATCCGCGCGGCCTGGACTTCGAGGTGTTCGGGGCGGAGGCGCTCTTCGACGCCGACACCCACGCCACCGACCCCGGACATCGCGAGCACGTGACGCCGTACCTGCGAGGCAACGGGTCGGGCCGGATGCGGCTGCGGTCGATGCGCCGTGCGGACGACGCGGCGAACCTGCGGCTCACGCTCGACACCGCTGACGACCTCGCCCTGATCCGCGCGTTGATCGAGGACCACGGCGGCGCCGCGATGTCGGGCGACGAGCTGGTCGAGCTGCTGCGCCGGCATCCCGAGCTGGCCGCCCTCAACGCCCACGTCGAGCAGCGGGAGCCGGGCGAGTGA
- a CDS encoding bifunctional UDP-2,4-diacetamido-2,4,6-trideoxy-beta-L-altropyranose hydrolase/GNAT family N-acetyltransferase, giving the protein MRILIHADGGARRGMGHLMRSVALAEEAGRRGHEVSWCGRWDESAAATLLRFGHHPDRLHRLAPDGLESSPVSLVAELAPDVLHIDSYDLAPTRERWAAGLVSATQDHPHGRRPADLVIDPNLGAQQRLATQPPEARWVLPGLDYVALRSAVRFARPRVPIAPTDVRRVLVVMGGTDAWGLSARVVTELAGAVRGREVTVVAPQAQHEAVRAAAGPHRVAVVPFTDELAALAVEQDLVVTAAGSSVWELCHLGVPMGVLCVSDNQEPGYEAVVATGAAIGLGRSADLGSGRVRRALSGVLDDPGPLRTAADRAFELVDGRGAWRTVSAWESAGRVVADRPTASTAVRLRDATRDDADLLLAWRNDPVTRQWSRSSAPVDRDTHQEWLRHTLTRPDRHLWLALSPDPIAVVRWDQRLGDHWEISITVAPHARGQHRAGAILEAAHAQLVATLRRVPVVLATIHDDNRASRGLFAGAGYLPFAPPDAQGFGQYARWPVRSGPTSAPSHGGRHA; this is encoded by the coding sequence ATGCGCATCCTGATCCACGCCGACGGCGGCGCCCGCCGAGGGATGGGCCACCTCATGCGCTCCGTCGCGCTCGCCGAGGAGGCCGGCCGACGCGGCCACGAGGTGTCCTGGTGTGGTCGATGGGACGAGTCCGCGGCGGCCACGCTCCTCCGGTTCGGCCACCACCCCGATCGACTCCACCGCCTCGCGCCCGACGGTCTCGAGTCGAGTCCGGTCTCGCTGGTCGCCGAGCTGGCCCCGGACGTCCTCCACATCGACAGCTACGACCTGGCGCCGACGCGGGAGCGATGGGCGGCAGGCCTGGTCAGCGCCACCCAGGACCATCCCCACGGCCGGCGTCCCGCGGACCTCGTGATCGACCCGAACCTCGGTGCGCAGCAGCGGCTCGCGACGCAGCCGCCCGAGGCGCGCTGGGTCCTGCCGGGGTTGGACTACGTCGCGCTGCGATCGGCCGTCCGATTCGCGCGGCCCCGCGTGCCGATCGCCCCCACCGACGTACGCCGGGTGCTGGTCGTCATGGGCGGCACCGACGCGTGGGGGTTGTCGGCCCGCGTGGTGACCGAGCTCGCCGGGGCGGTCCGGGGGCGGGAGGTGACCGTGGTGGCCCCGCAGGCACAGCACGAGGCCGTTCGCGCCGCGGCCGGACCGCACCGGGTCGCCGTCGTACCGTTCACCGACGAGCTCGCGGCGCTGGCGGTCGAGCAGGACCTGGTGGTGACGGCGGCGGGCTCCTCGGTGTGGGAGCTGTGCCATCTGGGTGTCCCGATGGGGGTCCTGTGCGTGAGCGACAACCAGGAGCCGGGCTATGAGGCCGTGGTCGCGACCGGTGCGGCGATCGGGCTGGGGCGGTCCGCGGACCTGGGCAGCGGTCGGGTCCGTAGGGCACTGTCGGGCGTGCTCGACGACCCGGGGCCGCTCCGCACCGCGGCGGACCGGGCCTTCGAGCTGGTCGACGGCCGGGGCGCCTGGCGCACCGTTTCGGCCTGGGAGAGCGCGGGTCGGGTCGTCGCGGACCGGCCGACCGCCTCCACTGCCGTGCGTCTGCGCGACGCGACGCGCGACGACGCGGACCTGCTCCTGGCGTGGCGCAACGACCCGGTGACCCGGCAGTGGTCGCGCTCCAGTGCGCCCGTCGATCGCGACACGCACCAGGAGTGGCTACGTCACACGCTCACGCGGCCCGACCGACACCTGTGGCTCGCGCTGTCGCCCGACCCGATCGCCGTCGTCCGCTGGGACCAGCGGCTCGGCGACCACTGGGAGATCTCCATCACCGTGGCCCCGCACGCCCGAGGACAGCACCGCGCCGGTGCGATCCTGGAGGCCGCGCACGCCCAGCTGGTCGCGACCCTGCGTCGGGTCCCGGTGGTCCTGGCGACGATCCACGACGACAACCGGGCCTCCCGGGGCCTGTTCGCGGGAGCGGGCTACCTGCCGTTCGCGCCGCCCGACGCGCAAGGCTTCGGCCAGTACGCGCGGTGGCCCGTCAGATCAGGTCCCACGTCAGCGCCGTCCCACGGGGGACGTCATGCCTGA
- the pseI gene encoding pseudaminic acid synthase produces MTAQDEARDPRPPFVIAEISGNHNGSLERALTLVDAIATTGARAVKIQTYTADTLTLDADLPRFRVRADHDLWGGRTLHDLYEEAHTPWEWHRPIFDRARDHGLTPFSTPFDPSSVEFLESLDVELYKTASAEIVDLPLFREIGRTRKPMIISTGMASLREIEDAVEAARDGGCPDITLLVCTASYPADPAEARLGNIEVLRKAFGLPIGLSDHTLGLGTALAAVALGATVIEKHVTLRRGDGGVDAAFSAEPEELRQLVAEARSVQVAAASPVQFGPTPGEQAVLELRRSLCVVADVKAGEAVTTANVRSIRPAGGLAPAAFDLVAGRRFRHDVPRGTALTWDLI; encoded by the coding sequence ATGACTGCGCAGGACGAAGCTCGTGACCCCCGACCGCCCTTCGTGATCGCCGAGATCTCGGGCAACCACAACGGCAGCCTCGAACGGGCGCTCACCCTGGTGGACGCGATCGCGACGACCGGCGCCCGAGCGGTCAAGATCCAGACCTACACCGCCGACACGTTGACGCTCGACGCCGATCTCCCGCGGTTCCGGGTGCGCGCCGACCATGACCTGTGGGGCGGACGGACCCTGCATGACCTCTACGAGGAGGCGCACACGCCGTGGGAGTGGCATCGGCCGATCTTCGATCGGGCTCGGGACCACGGCCTGACGCCCTTCTCGACCCCCTTCGACCCGAGCAGCGTGGAGTTCCTCGAGTCCCTCGACGTCGAGCTCTACAAGACCGCGTCGGCGGAGATCGTCGACCTTCCCCTGTTCCGCGAGATCGGCCGCACGAGGAAGCCGATGATCATCTCGACGGGGATGGCGTCGTTGCGGGAGATCGAGGACGCGGTCGAGGCCGCTCGTGACGGCGGCTGTCCCGACATCACCCTGCTGGTCTGTACGGCGTCGTACCCGGCCGATCCGGCGGAGGCGCGGCTCGGGAACATCGAGGTGCTGCGGAAGGCGTTCGGGCTGCCGATCGGCCTCTCCGACCACACTCTCGGCCTCGGCACGGCGCTCGCCGCGGTCGCGCTCGGAGCCACGGTGATCGAGAAGCACGTCACGCTCCGCCGCGGCGACGGCGGCGTCGACGCCGCCTTCTCCGCCGAGCCCGAAGAGCTGCGACAGCTGGTCGCCGAGGCGCGGTCGGTTCAGGTCGCGGCCGCGAGCCCCGTCCAGTTCGGCCCGACGCCGGGCGAGCAGGCCGTCCTGGAGCTGCGCCGCTCGCTGTGCGTGGTCGCGGACGTGAAGGCGGGCGAGGCCGTGACCACCGCCAACGTGCGGTCGATCCGTCCCGCGGGCGGCCTGGCGCCCGCGGCCTTCGACCTGGTCGCCGGCCGTCGCTTCAGGCATGACGTCCCCCGTGGGACGGCGCTGACGTGGGACCTGATCTGA
- a CDS encoding lipopolysaccharide biosynthesis protein: MGLRLGALAARSSQTIVLARFLSVEDVGRYGLIVVTVGYLIYPLGFDFYTYSTRELLRGERERWPTFLRSHAAFAAVLYALALALIVVPLITGQLAWSGVAWLLLLVPSEHLGMEIERVLIATGRQLQASVTIFVRQGLMPLTAVPLVALSPDLRTLSTVLSCWLGCNLVGAALGAGFVRRELRGAGRARVDWPWIRRGMRIAAPLLAGTLCLRALATLDRHLLKVWAGLDVVAAYSVFMAIAAGMSSIVYAGVHQFAYPRLVRHAARRDPRGLRREARRMLAQTLVVVLATCGAVAVLMPFALGFIGHATYARQIWMLPWVLGATAIFNLSLVPHYVLYALDGDRVILASAALGLAVFVGLATALDRGLGVEGARAVCIALASSYVLLAAAKSVAAARRSGRWRDSIRSHEGAAA; this comes from the coding sequence GTGGGCCTGCGGCTGGGGGCTCTCGCCGCGAGGTCGTCGCAGACGATCGTCCTGGCACGCTTCCTCAGCGTCGAGGATGTCGGCAGGTACGGCCTGATCGTCGTCACGGTGGGTTACCTGATCTATCCGCTCGGGTTCGACTTCTACACCTACTCGACCCGCGAGCTGCTGCGCGGCGAGCGAGAGAGGTGGCCGACGTTCCTCCGCTCGCACGCCGCGTTCGCGGCGGTGCTGTACGCCCTCGCCCTTGCCCTGATCGTCGTTCCGTTGATTACCGGGCAGCTGGCCTGGTCCGGCGTCGCCTGGTTGCTCCTGCTGGTGCCGAGCGAGCACCTCGGCATGGAGATCGAACGGGTGCTCATCGCGACCGGCCGCCAACTGCAGGCGAGCGTGACCATCTTCGTCCGCCAGGGACTGATGCCGCTGACCGCGGTGCCTCTCGTCGCGCTCTCTCCCGACCTGCGCACCCTGAGCACGGTGTTGTCGTGCTGGCTCGGCTGCAACCTGGTGGGGGCTGCCCTGGGGGCGGGCTTCGTGCGCCGCGAGCTGCGCGGAGCCGGCCGGGCTCGGGTCGACTGGCCGTGGATACGGCGGGGCATGCGGATCGCGGCGCCGCTCCTGGCCGGCACCCTCTGCCTGCGGGCGCTGGCGACGCTGGACCGCCACCTCCTGAAGGTGTGGGCCGGCCTGGACGTCGTCGCCGCCTACTCGGTCTTCATGGCGATCGCCGCCGGCATGTCCAGCATCGTGTACGCCGGAGTTCACCAGTTCGCCTACCCGCGGCTCGTCCGGCACGCCGCCCGGCGCGATCCCCGTGGCCTGCGGCGAGAGGCCCGCCGGATGCTGGCCCAGACACTGGTGGTGGTCCTGGCCACGTGCGGGGCGGTGGCCGTCCTGATGCCGTTCGCCCTCGGGTTCATCGGTCACGCGACCTACGCCCGGCAGATCTGGATGCTGCCCTGGGTGCTGGGCGCGACGGCGATCTTCAACCTCTCCCTCGTGCCGCACTACGTGCTCTATGCCCTCGACGGCGATCGGGTCATCCTCGCCAGCGCGGCGCTCGGTCTGGCCGTCTTCGTCGGGCTCGCCACCGCCCTCGACCGCGGCCTCGGTGTCGAGGGCGCCCGGGCGGTGTGCATCGCGCTGGCGTCGTCCTATGTGCTGCTCGCGGCCGCCAAGTCCGTGGCCGCCGCCCGGCGGTCCGGCCGGTGGCGTGACTCGATCCGAAGCCACGAAGGAGCGGCGGCCTGA
- a CDS encoding glycosyltransferase family 2 protein, whose protein sequence is MVERASPIGGRPRLTIAVPVFNVAPELIEEAVGSALRLRLPIEVVLVDDGSTRREVVACVDRLASSDPRVRLLRQENRGLNGARNTALRAARGEWLTILDPDDRVASAAADVLHGLAPDVDVLLASAGGFAASGTGTEAYDLTGFPERPDPATVVADLLAIFNHGRESSSFLVAVTWAKVFRVDFLRGSGLWFDETLVKREDAEWMLRVLHATDRIAVSHSRFVDYRYGVAGSGSRRYDERIVAGHVEIGRRLDGFSTVSAELRQLYKVELIKDAINAVFTHPDAPRRMHGRDAYLAFRDELSVDLPLWRLGALQGAPLSRRLLYVVIRRRWHGPLRVLTLGRRLARRTRRSC, encoded by the coding sequence ATGGTGGAGCGCGCATCGCCGATCGGAGGTCGCCCCCGGCTGACGATCGCCGTCCCGGTGTTCAACGTCGCCCCCGAGCTCATCGAGGAGGCGGTCGGATCCGCTCTGCGACTTCGACTCCCCATCGAGGTCGTTCTCGTGGACGACGGGTCGACCCGGCGCGAGGTCGTTGCCTGCGTGGACCGACTCGCGAGCTCGGATCCGCGGGTGCGGCTGCTGCGGCAGGAGAACCGGGGACTCAACGGAGCCCGGAACACCGCGCTCAGGGCGGCGCGAGGGGAGTGGCTCACCATTCTCGATCCGGACGACCGCGTCGCCTCCGCCGCGGCTGACGTGCTCCACGGGCTGGCACCGGACGTGGACGTGCTGCTGGCCTCCGCGGGTGGCTTCGCCGCGTCGGGGACCGGTACCGAGGCCTACGACCTCACCGGCTTCCCCGAGCGCCCGGATCCAGCAACGGTCGTCGCCGACCTGCTCGCGATCTTCAATCACGGCCGAGAGTCGTCCTCCTTCCTCGTGGCCGTGACCTGGGCGAAGGTCTTCCGTGTCGACTTCCTCCGGGGCAGCGGGCTGTGGTTCGACGAGACACTCGTCAAGCGGGAGGACGCCGAGTGGATGCTGCGCGTCCTCCACGCGACCGACCGGATCGCGGTGTCCCACAGCAGGTTCGTGGACTATCGCTACGGGGTGGCCGGCTCGGGCTCGCGACGCTATGACGAGCGAATCGTGGCGGGGCACGTCGAGATCGGCCGGCGACTCGACGGATTCTCGACGGTGTCGGCCGAGTTGCGGCAGCTCTACAAGGTCGAGCTGATCAAGGATGCCATCAATGCGGTGTTCACCCACCCGGATGCTCCGCGCCGGATGCACGGCCGGGACGCCTACCTCGCCTTTCGAGATGAGCTGTCAGTCGACCTTCCGCTGTGGCGGCTGGGGGCGCTGCAAGGGGCGCCGCTGTCGCGCAGGCTCCTCTACGTCGTCATCAGGCGGCGGTGGCACGGCCCGCTTCGGGTCTTGACGCTGGGAAGGCGACTGGCTCGTCGCACCCGGCGATCGTGCTGA
- a CDS encoding DUF6418 domain-containing protein yields MTPTAPTSERGRTDRGLYPLVFACLGGAVACLSLQSTLLPLALAFLALGVLAVQDLRVVMVLSYPIYALFGALTSVAVIEHGAYVTEQFRYGSANGATAALAVYAISFVTAGHLAISSLSGRGGHGAAVTAMRLRRLMIGICLGSAVFYGIAITMVGTGFAYVDLRFGWARALPGPLAVVHNMLVGFLIPAAFAMAGICATIRRRIDRGLAVLLLPVLSMILIGTKFSAFNIQVTMAVTGVGVGWLLTDRKPALRVRHFGYAVLFAAIMFASILIGYRAAGSDDPMRSFEQRIALQGHVWWGVYDRYDGEPAVQLSRLVAPNTLDRPAGLDLLSYLVSPPEYVYQHISQGIHFTTGGAAGVLAVFGLLPGLVVYGLLGALYGPVIRYLRHTLEDARPAFTVAGLVMLTIWSYATQTGDWSISYQYLSLICYVAVGTYLLTHRRRSHLSARLAGEEPLRRAREGVRPRAATS; encoded by the coding sequence GTGACGCCGACCGCGCCGACGAGCGAGCGTGGGCGGACGGACCGTGGGCTCTATCCTCTCGTCTTCGCCTGCCTCGGGGGCGCCGTCGCCTGCCTGTCCCTCCAGTCAACGCTTCTCCCGCTCGCGCTCGCGTTCCTTGCTCTCGGCGTGCTCGCGGTTCAGGACCTGCGAGTAGTCATGGTTCTCAGCTACCCCATCTACGCCCTGTTCGGGGCGCTCACCTCCGTCGCCGTCATCGAGCATGGCGCCTACGTCACCGAGCAGTTCCGCTACGGTTCGGCCAACGGAGCCACCGCCGCGCTGGCGGTCTACGCGATCTCCTTCGTCACCGCCGGCCATCTCGCGATCTCCAGCCTCAGCGGGCGTGGTGGACACGGCGCAGCCGTGACGGCCATGCGTCTGCGTCGCCTGATGATCGGCATCTGCCTCGGCTCGGCTGTCTTCTACGGCATCGCCATCACGATGGTCGGGACCGGCTTCGCCTATGTCGATCTCAGATTCGGATGGGCCCGCGCACTGCCCGGGCCGCTGGCCGTCGTCCACAACATGTTGGTGGGATTCCTCATCCCGGCTGCCTTCGCGATGGCCGGGATCTGCGCCACCATCCGGCGGCGGATCGACCGGGGGCTCGCCGTCCTGCTGCTGCCCGTGCTGTCGATGATCCTGATCGGCACGAAGTTCTCCGCCTTCAACATCCAGGTCACCATGGCCGTGACCGGTGTCGGCGTCGGTTGGCTGCTGACCGATCGGAAGCCGGCGCTCCGGGTGCGGCACTTCGGCTACGCGGTGCTCTTCGCGGCGATCATGTTCGCGAGCATCCTGATCGGCTACCGGGCAGCCGGCAGCGACGACCCGATGCGCTCGTTCGAGCAGCGGATCGCCCTGCAAGGGCATGTCTGGTGGGGCGTCTACGACCGGTACGACGGTGAGCCGGCAGTTCAGCTCAGCCGGCTCGTCGCGCCCAACACCCTCGACCGACCTGCCGGCCTGGACCTGCTGTCGTATCTCGTCAGCCCGCCCGAGTACGTGTACCAGCACATCAGCCAGGGGATTCACTTCACCACGGGCGGGGCGGCCGGCGTGCTCGCGGTCTTCGGGCTGCTTCCCGGGCTCGTCGTCTACGGTCTTCTCGGCGCGCTCTACGGACCGGTGATCCGATATCTCAGGCACACCCTCGAGGACGCCAGGCCGGCCTTCACCGTCGCGGGGCTGGTCATGCTGACCATCTGGTCGTATGCCACGCAGACAGGAGACTGGTCGATCTCCTATCAGTACCTGTCCCTGATCTGCTACGTCGCCGTCGGGACCTATCTGCTCACCCACCGACGCCGTTCCCACCTGTCGGCACGCCTCGCAGGCGAGGAACCCCTCCGCCGCGCTCGCGAAGGAGTTCGCCCACGTGCCGCCACGTCGTAG
- a CDS encoding pseudaminic acid biosynthesis-associated methylase translates to MTEFKTQQESFWAGDFGSEYISRNVDASYLAANLAFFAPILERTAGVSSILELGANVGMNLRALRQLLPAASLAAVEINATAAAELRSWGEATVHEGSILSHVPDEPVDLSFTKGVLIHIAPDQLPAAYDRLVAASRRYVLVAEYYNPSPVTVSYRGHDDRLFKRDFAGEILDRHPELSLLDYGFVYRRDRSFPQDDITWFLMERPCG, encoded by the coding sequence GTGACCGAGTTCAAGACCCAGCAGGAGTCGTTCTGGGCCGGGGATTTCGGAAGCGAGTACATCTCACGCAACGTCGACGCGTCGTACCTCGCGGCCAACCTCGCCTTCTTCGCGCCGATCCTCGAGCGCACCGCAGGCGTCTCCTCGATCCTCGAGCTCGGCGCCAACGTAGGCATGAACCTGCGTGCCCTGCGCCAGCTCCTGCCGGCCGCCTCGCTCGCCGCGGTCGAGATCAACGCCACGGCGGCCGCGGAGCTTCGGTCCTGGGGCGAGGCGACCGTCCACGAAGGCAGCATCCTCAGCCACGTCCCGGACGAACCGGTCGACCTGTCCTTCACCAAGGGGGTGCTCATCCACATCGCCCCCGACCAGCTCCCCGCCGCCTACGACAGGCTCGTCGCCGCGAGCCGGCGCTACGTCCTGGTCGCCGAGTACTACAACCCCTCACCTGTCACGGTGTCCTACCGCGGACACGACGACCGTCTGTTCAAGCGCGACTTCGCCGGCGAGATCCTCGACCGCCACCCGGAGCTGTCCCTCCTCGACTACGGCTTCGTCTACCGACGGGACCGCAGCTTCCCTCAGGACGACATCACCTGGTTCCTGATGGAGCGTCCGTGCGGCTGA
- a CDS encoding DUF4422 domain-containing protein, whose amino-acid sequence MLVATHRPESEVPSDDFHLPVHVGHALDPVATGHQPDDVGDNISHLNRSYCELTALYWAWKNLDSDVVGLSHYRRYFRGSHPGPAGKGILSRDEATALLASHDLVLPRPRNYYVETIESHYRNGHHGRDLDILRDVVADLSAAYLPAYDRVFGGRRLSLYNMLLTRRDVLDAYAAWLFPLLAATSARIGDQGERTDYQQRTVGYLGERLLNVWATHHGTDLRIAHRSVVNTQGEPRLRKAAGLVRRKVGAYDPASRTR is encoded by the coding sequence ATGCTCGTCGCCACCCATCGTCCCGAGAGCGAGGTCCCCAGCGACGACTTCCACCTTCCCGTCCACGTCGGCCATGCCCTGGACCCCGTCGCGACCGGTCACCAGCCCGACGACGTCGGCGACAACATCTCCCACCTCAACCGGTCCTACTGCGAGCTGACCGCCCTGTACTGGGCCTGGAAGAACCTCGACAGCGACGTCGTCGGCCTCAGCCACTACCGCCGCTACTTCCGCGGATCGCACCCCGGCCCCGCGGGCAAGGGGATCCTGTCCCGGGACGAGGCCACGGCGCTGCTCGCGAGTCACGACCTCGTCCTGCCCCGGCCGCGCAACTACTACGTCGAGACGATCGAGTCCCACTACCGCAACGGACACCACGGTCGCGACCTCGACATCCTCCGCGACGTCGTCGCCGACCTCTCCGCCGCCTACCTGCCGGCGTACGACCGGGTCTTCGGCGGCCGCCGCCTCTCGCTCTACAACATGCTGCTCACCCGCCGCGACGTACTCGACGCCTACGCCGCCTGGCTCTTCCCCCTGCTGGCCGCGACCTCCGCGCGGATCGGCGACCAGGGCGAGCGCACCGACTACCAGCAGCGCACCGTCGGCTACCTCGGCGAGCGTCTCCTCAACGTCTGGGCCACCCACCACGGCACCGACCTGCGCATCGCCCACCGGTCGGTCGTCAACACCCAGGGCGAGCCCAGGCTCCGGAAGGCCGCGGGCCTCGTCCGCCGCAAGGTGGGCGCCTACGACCCCGCCTCACGGACCCGATGA